The window CGACgacagagggggatttgaaacaacctcttgatctgcagtcaagtgcTCTAACTGCTGACTGCTGTACCTATCTACATGTCATGTATGTCATCTATATCGTCCAGTATGACATTGTTGATATGATGTTATCTCTCTGTACTAGTTACTGTGTTCAAACAGCTTATCACCCAAACCCTGGGTCTAGGATAGGGACAGGCTCCTGTCTCCTCAGCGCTCCTGTCATCAACATTTCAACAACACTCGTGTCCACTTTTGTGATACTGTTTATCATTCTATCAAGCAAATTGTACATTGAGCAATCCTAATGTATTTACAACAGGTTTATATAAGCATGCAGGGACTCATTCTTTCCTGGACTGTAGCAGAACATCATCTCACAACATGTTTTGTTCACACCTGTATCTGGGTTCCTGTAACTGTCACCTCTGGCTGTACAAAGTACATAGCTGATTGTCTTTGAGTCTGGGTCAGGAATGGCAGTCCTCTAGTTAACCTCTCAGTCCATTCATTTCTTGGATTTTAATGACTTCATATTTGTGCAGTTGTGTTATTTGTGTTTCATTTTTTGTTTCATTTATGAATACCCCTACTCCAATGTATAATTACAGATGTCTAATTACTCATGGTTTGAGGCTTGAatcccactctcacacacacacctccagatgTTCTCTGATAGCATGTGAGCACTGGAATGATCAGTGGCAGTGACTATTCTGTATCACACAAACAAGTCATTGATTTAATTCGTGGAAAatctctgtgttctgttctaCCCTTGCGACTCACGCGGGGAGTTTGTGTGTAAACATTGTAAAGGCTTGCCTAGCCCGCGAGGAGGAGGAACTGGGCCCTCGCCTTACGTCACCGAAGCTATATAAACTGAGAGACTATCATTAGAATATAGTTGCTCTACTTGTGAAACCACACGGACCTATATAAACAGACACAAGGAACGTAGTAGTGTACTGCATACTGCAgtcaacacaaaacttaatCTGAAGTTCAACCGTGCGTAATAAAAATGACCAACACAGGTAAAACTCGGGACCCAGATGTAATTTCGGTAACAAAATTATAAGTAGCTATGTTTATTTAACAATATATAACAACAATCTTTCTGACAGAACATGTCTAAACCTTACTTGTATCATTTTCTTCAGATCTAACTACCGCTATTGCCTGTGCGCATCAGCTGCGTAACATCGGCGACAGCCTGGAGTGGTCGGTCAACTGGAGATACAAGCTGCTGGAGATACTAATGAATAGCTACAAGAACCTGATCAAAGTCAAGTGAAATATGATCTCCTCATTAGCAGCGTCCTTGTATGACGTTCAGTTGCAGAGAGCCTGAAAAGTAACGGCTAACTTGGAGATAGTGATGGAATTGCATTGGTCACTATTGGAGACCCGTACCGTGTTGGCGCATTTGCGCCATTCATAATggacggaggagaggacagcCTACCAGATCTACCGTTCCTAAAGCAGGGCTGAATGAACGCCATGTTGGCTGAACCGTGAAGCAGTGTGGGTCAGACTGTTGTGTTGACAGACTAGTGGGTTACTGGAAACCCTGAACCTAACTGGACCCCATTCCCGTGGATGTAGGCTACCATGCCTGGAGGAAGTCTACATGGGCATGCGTTTAAGGACTAGCCTTCTGCAGACTGCTGTGTTGTTAAGCACAAAGTATGACGTAATCACACAAGATGCAATCCAGCTTCTTCCAACCATGCCATGTGCTGTTTCACTGGCATGGTCAATGCCTCATGTCAGACACAGATGCATGATCTTGTACAGAAATTTCATCTGCATTTATGTAATTATGATATACACTTGTATATTAAACAGTGTCCAAACACTTGAGTCTTATTCCACATCTGTGCCTAGATCAAGGACAGGCTTCTCTTAGGACTTTCTTGACACTTCTCAAATGTTGTATTGGAACGGGAGAGCTCATTCTGCGAGACAGTGAAGGAATGACAGGATAGCCTCACAGTGCTGAGTTCAGGCACTTCAATGATCCACTCTTTATTGTGTGGTCACGTAAAAGCAGACAAGAGGGGTACAGAAATCCCTTTAATATCACATGACCATACTGGTACAGGCCTCCACCAGAGGGACGGCAGCTTCTGCTGGAGCATGCTGGGACTTGTCATCATGCCTCACTGGTACACTGTGTAGACTGTTAGTCATCACAGCGCTCTCCTGTATGCAGCCCTGGAGCGCAGCAGAGCAGTGCGGTCCACAGAGCAGTGCAGTCCACAGAGCAGTGCAGTCCACAGAGCGGCAGACACCGCCGGAGCAAACACATGAACAGAGAAGGGCGTACAAAAGAAGCTACTTTTTGGGGATGTTTTCTGGATCACAGACATGAAAGCAGTAAAAACGGTCTCAGTAGAAAGTAAAACATAAATATGGCAGAAAACATAAAATatttcaaagggggggggggggggggggggttagttcACACCATTTCGTTCCACTTTCCGAGCCCACTTTCCCCAAGTTTGATCTGACCACAGGCTTACAAGACAGGCGGCAGCTGACAGTGGTGACTGatgcagaggaggcctgcatggGGACCACGTGTGGCAGAGAAGAGCAGTGGGATTGATGGAGGAGCTGCAGGGGCTTCCCTGGGACTCTGGAGAGGAGCAGCCACCACAGAGCCTACGACAGGGCTGACAATAGGGCTGTAAAGTTGGATCAAACGTGTGAGAGAATTATTTGGTGTCAAGGAAATCATGGTGATCAGAAATAGGCCTAGATTAGTCTTAAACCCTGTATATTTCAATTGTACAAACAAGGTCATCAACCAGCCATAAACCCATCTCAACATGACAATTTGCCCAAAGTGCAAAACAGCTTAGAGACAAGGACTAAGCATTAATTATAATTTACAACAGAATCACCCATGCCTAATAACACACCTTTCTCAAAGTGTCAGAAAGTTATAGAAAAAAACCCAAACAACAATGCTCATGTAGGATCTTCTATAGACTGGCTATCATCTGCTTggtggaacacagacacacgttccGAGCTACAGACACACGCCCCAGCTAGACACGTGTCCCAGCTACAGACACGCGCCCCAGCTACAGACACGTGTCCCAGCTACAGACACGCGTCCCAGCTACAGACACGCGTCCCAGCTACAGACACGCGTCCCAGCTACAGACACGCGTCCCAGCTACAGACACGCGTCCCAGCTACAGACACGCGTCCCAGCTACAGTATCCACATATTGAAGGTCAAGACTGTGACACCCACAGGGAGGTCACTCACGACCCCTGAAGCCAGGATCCTGACCACTACATTGtcgtcatcatcattatcatcatcgtCACTGTAACGTCCCTCCACCATCATTATCAGCCAATCATGGCAGTGTGGCATGGCAGCCATCACAGAGGGTTATGGATACTGCAGTCCGTATCAGTGTTTATGATTGGTCTAGCGTTCTAGCGCCAGCATGTGATTTACAACCAGGACCAGTCCAGCTTCCCAAGCCAGCAGGTCATCAGTTCCAGGCTCAGACAAACATCATTTAGTGAAGGCCGCCACCACGGCCCACATGAGCTCGTTAGCATTGGGCTTGGTGCTCTCTGCTTCTGGCTCCAGCTCCAGTAGCAGCCGCACTCTCTTCATGGCCAGGTCGTACTGCTCGTCCAGCAGGGGGGCAAACACGTTCTCCAGCACGTCCGACGAGTGGGCCAGGAGGATCAGTGCCAGGACCCGCTTGTCCATACGCTGGGGGTCGTTCACCCACTTCTCCAAAACCGATTCCTGGACCTTGCGGACCAGGCGCTGCTTGATGGTGTTGTTGGTGAGCGGGTGGGTGGTCATGTCAAAGAGCAGGAAGTTCTGCTTCTCAGTGGTGAGCACGCCCTTCTCCACCAGGTTCTTGGCCAGACGCTCACGCACGTTCCTCAGCTGGTAGTGCAGCTTCAGGGGGTTCCAAgtctctcctgggggggggggggttattattGTTTAATTTCATTCATTCCAGTACTTGTCATGGAACATTTACAATTGAAGGTGAATGTCAAGTGTTGTTACCACTCAGCAGCTCTATCCAGCCCTGCACAGTCTCAGGAGGCTGGGTCTCCTTGATGTGCTTCAGCGCCTCGTCCAGCAGCATGTCTCCCGTGGGCGAGTCGGACTTGAATATCACCTGCAGGCAGACACACTCAGTTGGTTTCTCCACACAAGTGGAGATCGTTTTGTCTCTAGGCCTAGCTTACTTATTTTCACATTCTCATCTCTaccctcacatgcacacagctgTTTCGAAAGATATCAGTTATCAGCATAGTGCTACCACCAAACAGGCATCTATCATAATGCAAGAAGGCCTACCTTCCGAGCCAAAAGACTTTTCCTCCGTAAGCCGCAGGCCTCGAGCTGTAGCCGTCCCCTTAGAGCCAACTCGATCAACATACAGCCGCGCAGCCCGGACGAGATGCAGTCATTCCAGAAAGATGTATAGCCCTATCAGGAAATAATAACAGTCCCTAGGTCAAATAAAATACTGTGACAACATGACCATGGGTTAGGAGTTGTTGTTGAATAAGAAACCAGGCACGCAGTTGGCAAAAACAATAGCATATTATGTGATCAAATTGAAACGTTAGCGAGATAGGCTAGCTACCAAGCTAACATTAAGTGGCTGAGTGAGCTCACGTCTGTAGTTTAGCATTTACCTTAGCAACGTCATTCGACGAGCGTTTGCTATATGTTTTACCAATGGTATTAGTATTGTTAGTGCAGTTATTGTTGACTTAAGTCTTATCTAGTTACCAGGGTAGCATTTGTAGTGCTTTCTTTCACAGCAGCTGGTGTTCTTAGTGCTAGAGCTAGGTGCTGTAGGCTACGCGTAAtcccttgctagctagctaatgttagcctTGTTACTGCCCTCTAAAGTGTCTATCTAGCTTGTCTAACAAGTCAACAAAACACCACACCTCTCTATCCTTTAATCCTAACAGCAAAACTTCTTCCATCAACGTAAGTCTGGTTTCTTTTGAATCTCCCTggtcgtcttcctcctcctctccgcgtCGCTGCTCTTCATCCTCTTCGCCAGGCACTCTGTCCTTATCGGCAGCTGCATTCCGGGTGGCCTCGGTTCTCCTCTGCACCAGGCCCGAACTTCTCTGCGTTAAAGAAGCCATCCTAATGCACGCTCTGACAGCAGTTGTATGTAAAGAGCTTGAAACCAACAAAATTCAATAAGTCTTAGATATCACGGTTATATGTAGGGTATTGAATACCAAAAAGACATTCACTCGGCAACAAGATTTATCCACTTCGATAGCACTTCCTGGACCAACCAACATGGCAGGATATGGTTACGTCAAACTTAGACGTGTTGTGGATCTTCTGTAATGTATTCTTCACACCGCACGGTGGCAGACTGAGAGTTTGAAAGGCAAGTTTTTTTAAAAAAGTGGTTAGGAATACACTGTGTCTTCAAATGAAATACTTTAGGATCTTGGATATGGATAGACATACTCTGGTGTATATAACCCTACAAAGATGCACCCTACGTCTAGGTTAGGACCAATATGCGCTGCTCTAATTGCATTATGCTCTGTCAGTCCTTGAAATATACTGTAGTTCAAAGAGACATGGATTGGAATGAACTGAATGATCATTGTCGCCAAGGCCAATGGTCATGAAGtagaggccacacacacacatgcgcccgcccgcgtgtgcgcacacacacacacatacatacatacatacatacacacactgccttcCAGTCCCTATTCCCTATGGGGCAATGGGACTGGCCTTCTGGCCTCCCTGCAAGCAGTGAAATTGGATAGCTTTAGCTCTCATGTGAGACAACAGCATAGAAGCTTTGGCCCTGTTTAAAAATATACTCAATTCCcagtgtttacataaaataaaaaaaaatcctggGAATAAAGTTGTTTTCATTTTAAATGGTTGTAATGATGATTACGAAGGACATACTATAGTGGAGGAGTAGGTTGACAAGGATGAGGAGGTGAAAGAGGTGGGATGATGAGAAAAAAacaggggaaggaagaggaaaaggagcaagaggaggagaaagaaggagtaGAAGGACTGGGAGAAGGATAACAAGATGgacgaggaagagaggagaaagaggaggagaagggggagacaggaacaGAGCCAGTGCCTCGAACCCTCAAAAGCACTCAAAGAAATGATCCCCACAAGGTAGTGAACTATGCCCAGTGTAAACAAGCCCTCCAGCTGAAGATCACAGCGCAGCAGCAGTCGGCCTGTTTGACCATCTAGGTAGCATAGTTGCACACTTTCCAAGAAGACAAGATATACAAGCAGAGTTCTGGAGTCACTCTGTTTAGTGAGTGTGACTGCATCTTGGAACTAACAGTCCTACAATATTGATGTAAACTGAAAAGTGTCTTTTTATAGAGCATAGTGAGAATATCCTCCCTTTAAACTCGACATTTAGGCTCATTTATTGACTCAGTATTATTCAGACTAACAGGACATGTGAGTCGCTGACAAGACTAAGTTAAATTAATAGCTTCCCTTCAAATATTTAGACAAAACAATTGTACTACAAATAAGTGAGTTTGCTTTGTTTCTAAATAAAACTATCTGGGTAATTAAAAAGACAATTTCACATTTTCTGGTgatgacctcacacacacacacacacacacacacacacacacacacacacacacacacacacacacacacacacacacacacacacacacacacacacacacacacacacacacacacagactctagaATGGCTAACATCTTTGCTGCCCTGTGAACCTAAAGCCCCAGAGCTGACAGGACCTCTAAATCACCCCCCAGGGGCTGGAAAAGGGCCACACTGTGGCCCATATTGGAGCGATTTCCTGCTCTTAGAGTGggcgagggtggggggtgagttGGATGACCTCCATCCCTAGCCAGGGGTCTGCatgcagcaccccccccccccccccacacacacacacacgcacacatacaaacacctcTAGAAGGAGGAGCTTGGAGTAACTTAACAGACCACCGCACCAACTGCAGGAAAAAAGCCCACTTCCATCCCACAGCAGTCACATTAAGGACACAGAGGCATCTTTAATAGACATTCACATTGCTATGTTGTAAAAACACAGTGAGTTAAAACAGAGCAGAATCACAATTATGGATGAGAATCTGCAGAACTCCAACAGGACTGAAGGACAGGAGAGCCTGCCCAGAGCATGGTATTTACTGGGGGGTCCACATACCAGCTGAGAACACAGGTGCCCCCAGACCCCTCCTCTGCCTGGCTGTGTGCTGAGGCCTGTAGTCTTCTGGACAGACCTGGTAGAACACGGCTGGGCACCCAcctaggagaaagagagaaaacaggaggAAGAGTGATAacaagagagaacaagagaaagagaaatagagatttGATTGAATTGCTGTTGATGGCGAGAAAGAGACTGAAAGACAGATCAGTGACACATTTTAAATGTACAATGAGAGGAAGGGGTTGTCCTctcagggaggagatgaggaaagtCAAACAATGACAGAGTTCAGTCTCTGCTCACGTGAGTCAACAGCAGAATCTGGCTTAGGGTACAgaatgatgtcacttcctcagGACTGGAGGAAGGGTGGTTCCGTTTATAAAATTGCCAGGGACATGAAGTGActgtagcgtgtgtgttttcaaGAAGAAAAGGGTTCTCATAGTTTCTAGAAAAGTAGTGAAAGATATGTAAACTTATGACAAACAtgatccctcccttcctctctcactagTAGGGTCTGCGCAGGAAGCCCTCAAAAATGAGAGCTCACTGGATtaagcttgcacacacacatgtgcacacgcatacatacacacaccaacacacatacgcatATGCATTACGAATGAGTTGCATGAGGCCCATTATGTGATCAtgctggtcagtgacaggtgatgaACAACTGGTAGCTGGTAGTGCTGGGTTGGCTACATAGCTCACATAGTTCACATAGATGGGATGTGTTTGATTTATCTTGACACGCATTATGGACCAGGAGGATAAGGCACGAAAGTGCAAGTTCTACTCACAGGGTAAACCAAATCAAGCATATCTTGAGTAGTTAGACTGCCCCTCCAGTATAGCTTTCTACAAAGGAGAACTGCTAGGGAGGGAGTGGGCACAGCCTGATATTCTACACTCACCGTCACTATAGAGTTGCCATGAATGTGTTTTCACTAGTTGGACACAACTGTATTCTCTagaagggaagggagaagggggatggaGATTTATGTGATGTTGGACTTTCAGCtctacatcacacacaggatcagtgagcgtcagtcagtcagtcagtcagtgggtCTGTGACCCTGCTGTAACCGTAGCTCAGAGGCCATGTTGACAAAGTCCAAGAAAGAATGGGTTGAGGGaatgaggtggtggtggggaaaGGGATAGGGTTGGATGTAGAAGGGAATGACTGGTATACAACAGGGTTTGGGACCCTCCTGGTGGGGTGCCTTGAGGGTCACATCTCCCTTGATCTAGTGTTGCTGCTTGTCACAAGCCAGGAATGAAGCAGGGGGCACAGAGAGGATAAGGCTACAGATGTAGCAGAGCAACTTCCATAGTGTGATAGGGCCATAGTTGGGCGGAGCCCTTGTGTTTACAGGCTCTAATTGGCTGAGATGTCTAATACCCAGGAAGTGAAGCTTGATTCACTGATCACCTTGGTAACCACAGCTGCCTTTCCTATAAAGTAATTTCCTGTTTGCTGAAGTTTGTTGTCGTGTTTTAAACAAACTGTGTAAATATACTGTTACTAAATCTGCACAGAGCCGACAGAGACAGGGgtagggatagagagaaagagagggagggaaggagatggagaaggacagaaatagagagaggaacagagagagagaactggaaaAAGTGAGTTGATACTTGTCTCTGTGGTATTACCCCTCTGGAGAACATGCTCTGCTTTCCCTCAAGAAGGCCCCGCCCCTAGAAGACCAGAGGGTCAGGATCCACATGAGTCCctctcagagagaaagaaagaggaagacagaaagagagagagagcatttaagaaggaggaagaaagagagggaaagaggaagagaaggagagatcaaAAGGAAAAGCAATCTGAGAGGAATGAAGACATCGCTCAATGCTAACCTCTTTGCTCAGTGTGTCGTCTGTGACTTTGTCAGGGTGTTCGGTGTCTCTACCTCTTGCTGTCCCATCGCATAGAAAGTACTATCTCCATCTTCATTAAGTGCTCTAAACATAAAAACATTGACCATGCAGCCTTCtgcctccctctatctttcactcttcctttctctccctgctctaATCTTATCATTTCATTCAAAGTGGACTTCCTGAGTCCAGTCTCTCCTATCTTACTCGTCCACATTAACAAGAGGTTTTATTGTTTGATGAGTTCCTGAGTGACATCCTCCTCCGAAGCAGACCCAGCATGGACAGTGTCCACTCTGCTCACAGGGTCTCTGCTTAAAAGCCTGGCTTCCCAAATCAAATCACTGATTTTTAGAATGTATGCATATTAGAATGCATCTGAAAGGGCAACGTGTTTCAACATCTAACACGCATCCAATACACtaacgtacaaacacacaaactcaccccccccccccccccccatacacaaacacacacaaatgggagaggagcaggtgtaACTGGCAGTAGGCTTATGCTCTTAATAGTAGCTTTACACATGtaaacatacatatacacacagagccacacaccatcCCCAACACTTTGCCCAATGTTACAGCTTCCATAGCTAAACAGTGAACACCCGTGATTAGAGTGTCTAGGTTTCACAGCAGGGTTTACCGTAGGGCTGTGGGCTCATTGACGAGACCCGACCCCTTAGACAAATATTTGCCCCTTATTTTGTTATTTTGCACTAACCAAACTAATTTCCTTCATTAAGAAGGATTTGTTCAGGAAACATATCTTCGCAGGTTGTCTGTAGAGCAGCCCagaacatgtacagtatatgtatacacacacgttTCCACACAGGCATTACACTCGCTCATgcagatacaaacacacgcagactcacacaaacatctgGTCTGTaagtgtctggtctctctgcagGGGGAAGATaccgtggggggggggacaaaaacAGGGACACTAATCAGAGTCTTCCTGAGTGGCCGGGGAGATATCTGCAGGGCAGGAGACACAGGAAGGCCTTCTGTAAACTGTCTCATTCTCAGGGAGTTCCTGAGATCCACTCTGATACTCTGTCCTGTGGGTTTCAGCTTCAGAGTTCGCATCGGGCGAGGAACTTTGCAGTACGTATCTGCAGTGAGGGAACCAAAAAGCCTCCGATTCCTCAGGCTATCATAGCAGATGTTCACGAAAAAGTGAGCCAGCCTTGCAATGGTCACAGGTCTTCcctgagagagaatgacagggaAAAACCACTCTGAGAAGATAGAAAATGTCAGCAATACATTTGACAATGCAATTGGAGGGCAGTGAGTCATCATTTGAAAACATGATCCAAGATCAATAAACCTCTGACTATCTCCTCTATCTGTGTTATCGTGTGATGTCTATCCTTctgagtgtgattgtgtgtgtgtgtgtgtgtgtgtatgtgggagagagagaggttagggttagggttatacaTGTAGAGTATATACATGTAAACCATACGAGGCATGCTTGACATAACTCTGTACACTCAGGCTGAAGAGTCAGAGTGGCATGATCAGAACCAGCAGTATTGCTGCAGCCCTGGTATACCTTAACCATGTATAGCCGGCCCTGGTTCACCCAGGTCTCGAACAGCCAGCCATGATACAGCCAGCCCAGGCAGCCCTGGGCTGGCTGTACAAGGCCAAACCCTGGGCTGTAACAACACAGTACATATATGGGTTATACAAATGAAAGTAAGCTCTCTATAGGAAATTTCCTCAAAGGCCAGAAGGAGGCTTAGCGGATGAAAAAGAATCTGAGAAACATTATAACCGAACAAATGTTTTCTGTGACAGCTTTGTACTGTCAGCACGGATATCCCACTGGGCTTGTTGGACGGACTTGTGTTCCTGGTCTTTATCTGATTTTTCTTGTCATTTAGTTAGTTTAGTGGATTAATAGGAATTAAGCAGGATTTTAAACTTTCTAAACCATGTTTGGAGAGGATTTAGCTGCATTATGTCAGAGTTTCTGACAGTCCTGATTTCCAGACGTCTCTGTCAGACAGCCACTGGTCTTATTTGCCTGGTAAGATTTTCCCATGGGTTGGCAAGCCAGCCCCCACAAACCGCCGCTCA of the Osmerus eperlanus chromosome 14, fOsmEpe2.1, whole genome shotgun sequence genome contains:
- the golph3b gene encoding Golgi phosphoprotein 3, giving the protein MASLTQRSSGLVQRRTEATRNAAADKDRVPGEEDEEQRRGEEEEDDQGDSKETRLTLMEEVLLLGLKDREGYTSFWNDCISSGLRGCMLIELALRGRLQLEACGLRRKSLLARKVIFKSDSPTGDMLLDEALKHIKETQPPETVQGWIELLSGETWNPLKLHYQLRNVRERLAKNLVEKGVLTTEKQNFLLFDMTTHPLTNNTIKQRLVRKVQESVLEKWVNDPQRMDKRVLALILLAHSSDVLENVFAPLLDEQYDLAMKRVRLLLELEPEAESTKPNANELMWAVVAAFTK